The DNA window GGCAGGCCCCAGTACACGGAGAGGTCACTCGTTCCCTTACCGTTACTTACTGCCTTCGGAAAGGGCAACGCCACCTACTTCAGTACGCTAGCGGTATCGCTCTCTTCGGAACCATATTACTCTTCCTTGTTGTAGATGACGGGCATCTGGCCCTGCCATTCCTGCCAGATGTCGTTGTCAGTAATCAGATCTGCCATGAAGTGGCCGACATTGATTCGGCTGGTCTTCCCTGCATCAAAGATCGCACTCCTCGTGGGCGACGGATGTATTTCATACTCAGAGACGGCGCTCTCATCGATCAAGCTATCTGGTCGAACTGCTGCCCACTCGATCAGTTCATTGCCTTGGCCGATCTTGCTGCGCAGATGATCTGCAGCTTGCTCATTGTCTGCGTGCGGTGGCAAGACCAGACGTAGGAGTCCAACAATCAATTTCTGGAATAGGGAGATTGGTTCATTGAGGTCGCGATTGCGGTTGCCGGTGGTATTCATAAGCACAAACTTGGTTGACCCTTTCGGTCCGTTCGCCTTAATGGCAGTACACAATCGGCGCGTTGCGTCGGTGACGAGTCGGCGCGGTTGGCCATACATTCCCTTGAAGTTCGTATTGTGGCCGAGACATGACGCCACCGCATCGCAGCCTTTCACGTGCTTGGCCAGCTCGGCATCACTCAGATCTAGGAGGCTGGCCTGAACTACAGACAAGTTGTCGTGAGTCCTGAGTGCTTCGGGCAAGCTATCCGGTGAGCGCACGATCACTTTGACGACGTGTCCGCGTTGCAGCAATTGTTCGACGAGCAACTGGCCAGTCGCGCCGCTTGCACCGACGACGAGTATGTTCATCTCTTCTCCCTTGCATCTTTCGTCGAATCATGGGGCAGAGCCCGAACGCGACCGCTCAGGGTCTCCTGCACCGAGCCTCGTCGGACCCATGGTGGCGAGTCGCTGTCGACCGAGGAGAAATGTTCGTCCATGTTCCGGAGTCTCGCAGCCAGGTCCTCGTCGCGCGAGGGGCTGACTCCCCCGGACCGAGCAGGCACGTGCGCTCCGAGATGGCACAGCTCGGCTCGGCGGCAAAACAGATGTTCCGCCGCCCCGCGCGCTGTGCTGGCGGGTGTCCAGCAATCCGGCAATCCAGTGCGGCGGACAATGTGCGTATCAGAGATTCCGTGCGGTTGGCGGCTACTCGGGGTCCG is part of the Euzebyales bacterium genome and encodes:
- a CDS encoding NAD(P)H-binding protein → MNILVVGASGATGQLLVEQLLQRGHVVKVIVRSPDSLPEALRTHDNLSVVQASLLDLSDAELAKHVKGCDAVASCLGHNTNFKGMYGQPRRLVTDATRRLCTAIKANGPKGSTKFVLMNTTGNRNRDLNEPISLFQKLIVGLLRLVLPPHADNEQAADHLRSKIGQGNELIEWAAVRPDSLIDESAVSEYEIHPSPTRSAIFDAGKTSRINVGHFMADLITDNDIWQEWQGQMPVIYNKEE